One region of Salvia miltiorrhiza cultivar Shanhuang (shh) chromosome 3, IMPLAD_Smil_shh, whole genome shotgun sequence genomic DNA includes:
- the LOC131014590 gene encoding probable membrane-associated kinase regulator 6, with protein MYFVRARLLVQTALNTLEKQLSLFFCSSMEASLQTPSIESFSYSWLANLKPSDSLIASDHDEGASFIEMDPRLPASKRFIRVSSDFGFDFPVSDSPLGLVHADELISNGFLVPLFVKEVKMERFDEEGCYIATTTASTSEITVHTTRRVRCSSLRRCHRLSKRFFNKYVMFLLRPLLYRRRRESSSSMAISSNRNWELSAATSPRTSLAYSADDNWRRSCDSESSIYEAVLHCKRTQGM; from the exons ATGTATTTTGTAAGAGCAAGGCTTCTTGTGCAGACAGCCTTAAACACACTTGAAAAACAGTTGAGCTTGTTTTTCTGTTCCTCTATGGAAGCCAGCCTGCAGACTCCCTCCATTGAGAGTTTCTCCTATAGTTGGCTGGCTAACTTGAAGCCATCGGACTCGTTGATCGCATCCGATCACGATGAAGGAGCCTCCTTCATCGAGATGGATCCAAGATTGCCAGCCTCCAAGAGGTTCATCCGAGTTTCGTCTGATTTTGGTTTCGATTTCCCCGTGTCGGACTCCCCATTAGGCCTTGTTCATGCTGATGAGCTCATCTCCAACGGCTTCCTCGTCCCCCTTTTCGTCAAGGAGGTGAAGATGGAGAGGTTTGATGAGGAGGGCTGCTACATAGCAACGACTACTGCATCTACATCTGAGATAACAGTGCATACAACGAGGCGCGTGCGCTGCTCCTCGTTGAGGAGATGCCACAGATTGTCCAAGAGATTCTTCAACAAGTATGTCATGTTCTTGTTGAGGCCTCTTCTTTATAGGAGGAGGCGGGAGAGCAGTAGTAGCATGGCAATCAGCAGCAACCGCAACTGGGAGCTGTCGGCCGCCACTTCGCCCCGGACCAGCCTGGCCTACTCTGCTGATGATAACTGGCGCAGGTCTTGTGATTCCGAGAGCTCAATCTATGAAGCAGTGCTCCACTGCAAAAGAACTCAGG GAATGTAA